The Zygosaccharomyces rouxii strain CBS732 chromosome A complete sequence genome window below encodes:
- the ERG13 gene encoding hydroxymethylglutaryl-CoA synthase (highly similar to gnl|GLV|KLLA0D10505g Kluyveromyces lactis KLLA0D10505g and highly similar to YML126C uniprot|P54839 Saccharomyces cerevisiae YML126C ERG13 3-hydroxy-3-methylglutaryl-CoA (HMG-CoA) synthase catalyzes the formation of HMG-CoA from acetyl-CoA and acetoacetyl-CoA involved in the second step in mevalonate biosynthesis), protein MTETKKQKTVQHPGKPQNVGIKGIEIYIPSQCVSQEELEKKDGVSAGKYTIGLGQTKMSYVNDREDIYSMSLTVCSRLLKNYGIDPHSVGRLEVGTETLLDKAKAVKTVLTQLFEGNNDLEGIDTYNACYGGTNALFNSINWIESNAWDGRDAIVVCGDIAIYDKGAARPTGGAGTVALWIGPDAPLVFDNVRASYMEHAYDFYKPDFTSEYPYVDGHFSLTCYVKAVDQVYRSYSKKAIARGLAKDPLSPESIGVKNHFDYNIFHVPTCKLVTKSYARLLYDDFRAKPELYPEVDSNLAKVDYEKSLTDKSIEKTFVGATKQLCQERVQPSLIVPTNTGNMYTGSLYASLASLLYYVGSEKLQGKRVGLFSYGSGLAASLFSLKVVGDVSHINKLLDLDNKLNSRAVETPEQYEAAIHLREEAHLKKSFEPKGSIDLVAPGAYYLTSIDDKFRRNYSVKQ, encoded by the coding sequence ATGACAGAAACTAAGAAACAGAAGACCGTTCAACATCCAGGTAAGCCGCAGAACGTTGGTATCAAAGGTATTGAAATCTACATTCCCTCACAATGTGTTtctcaagaagaattggaaaagaaggatGGCGTCTCAGCTGGTAAGTATACTATCGGATTGGGTCAAACCAAGATGTCATACGTTAACGATAGAGAAGATATTTATTCTATGTCTTTGACAGTTTGTTCCCGACTACTAAAGAACTACGGCATTGATCCTCACAGTGTCGGTCGTTTGGAAGTCGGTACTGAAACTTTACTAGATAAGGCAAAAGCTGTCAAGACTGTCTTGACCCAACTATTTGAAGGTAATAATGATTTGGAGGGTATTGATACATATAATGCTTGTTACGGTGGTACCAACGCCCTTTTCAACTCTATTAACTGGATTGAATCAAACGCATGGGATGGTCGTGATGCCATTGTTGTCTGTGGTGATATTGCCATTTACGACAAGGGTGCTGCCAGACCAACCGGTGGTGCCGGTACTGTAGCATTATGGATTGGTCCTGATGCACCACTTGTCTTTGATAATGTCCGTGCTAGTTACATGGAACATGCTTACGATTTCTACAAGCCAGATTTTACCAGCGAGTACCCCTATGTGGATGGTCACTTTTCCCTTACATGTTACGTGAAGGCTGTTGACCAAGTTTACCGTTCTTACTCTAAGAAAGCCATTGCCAGGGGTTTAGCTAAGGACCCACTAAGTCCAGAATCTATTGGTGTGAAGAATCATTTCGATTATAACATTTTCCACGTGCCAACATGTAAATTGGTTACCAAATCTTATGCACGTCTTCTGTACGACGATTTCCGCGCCAAACCTGAATTGTACCCTGAAGTCGACTCTAATTTGGCCAAGGTCGACTATGAAAAGTCTTTGACAGATAAATCCATCGAAAAAACATTTGTTGGTGCTACCAAACAATTGTGTCAAGAACGTGTGCAACCATCATTGATTGTTCCAACCAACACCGGTAACATGTACACTGGTTCCCTTTATGCTTCTCTAGCGTCATTGTTGTATTACGTTGGTTCCGAAAAATTACAAGGTAAGCGCGTTGGTCTATTTTCCTACGGTTCTGGGTTAGCTGCATCATTATTCTCCTTGAAAGTCGTGGGTGACGTTTCTCACATTAACAAGCTATTAGATTTGGATAACAAATTGAACTCAAGAGCAGTGGAAACTCCAGAACAATACGAAGCTGCTATTCATCTACGTGAAGAGGCCCATCTAAAGAAAAGTTTCGAACCAAAAGGTTCAATCGATTTAGTTGCACCAGGCGCCTACTACTTAACTTCGATCGATGACAAATTTAGACGTAACTATTCTGTAAAACAGTGA